A single region of the Gossypium arboreum isolate Shixiya-1 chromosome 12, ASM2569848v2, whole genome shotgun sequence genome encodes:
- the LOC108477321 gene encoding NADH dehydrogenase [ubiquinone] iron-sulfur protein 5-B-like, translated as MASGWGINGNKGRCYDFWVDFSECMSRCREPKDCGLLREDYLECLHHSKEFQRRNRIYKEEQRKLRAAARKDKEGENGVHHHA; from the exons ATGGCATCCGGGTGGGGAATCAACGGTAACAAAGGCAGGTGCTACGATTTCTGGGTCGACTTCAGCGAGTGCATGTCCCGTTGCAGAGAACCCAAGGACTGTGGTCTTCTCCGTGAAGATTATCTCGAGTGCCTCCACCATTCTAAAGAG TTTCAACGAAGGAATCGAATTTATAAGGAGGAGCAACGTAAATTAAGAGCTGCCGCACGAAAAGACAAGGAAGGCGAAAATGGTGTTCATCATCATGCATAG